The following coding sequences are from one Selenomonas sputigena ATCC 35185 window:
- a CDS encoding phage head morphogenesis protein, translating into MNQPLWMPKRTIEAAFRRALLRVARGMVRSIDGTDDPVLIAVALERFSQSPEFARLSEAIAMKMVTGLFDDTGRTWREAARNNGKGREIYEVLRKELQGTRGARVRALVRENAALIKTLPKTIADDMASYTAREAMKGRRAADIAEEIQRVFPEKTRARAELIARTQVSMAQTDLVRSRAEDLGLDWYVWRACGGNQGDGRTRTSHRHMSGVLVRWSDPPAPEDLFPRYGADGRRYSNKLGHYHAGCCPNCRCYPEPVVDLDVLKFPMRVYQNGRIERMQRKHFEGT; encoded by the coding sequence ATGAATCAGCCGCTATGGATGCCGAAGCGCACGATCGAGGCAGCATTTCGCCGTGCGCTTCTCCGAGTTGCGCGCGGGATGGTGCGGAGTATCGATGGAACTGATGATCCTGTGCTCATCGCTGTAGCGCTCGAACGTTTTTCTCAATCGCCCGAGTTCGCGCGGCTGTCGGAAGCAATCGCCATGAAGATGGTGACGGGGCTCTTCGACGACACCGGGCGCACGTGGCGCGAGGCGGCGCGAAACAATGGCAAGGGCAGAGAGATATACGAAGTCCTGCGAAAGGAGCTCCAGGGAACTCGTGGCGCGCGCGTGCGAGCACTCGTGCGGGAAAATGCCGCTCTCATCAAGACGTTGCCGAAGACTATCGCCGATGATATGGCGTCCTATACCGCGCGCGAAGCGATGAAGGGGCGTAGGGCGGCGGATATCGCCGAGGAGATTCAGAGGGTGTTTCCGGAAAAGACGCGAGCGCGCGCGGAGCTGATCGCCAGAACGCAGGTATCTATGGCACAGACCGATCTCGTGCGGTCGAGAGCGGAAGACCTCGGCCTTGATTGGTATGTCTGGCGTGCCTGCGGCGGCAATCAGGGAGACGGCAGGACGCGAACCAGTCACCGCCACATGAGCGGTGTGCTCGTGAGATGGAGCGACCCGCCCGCACCCGAAGACCTGTTTCCGCGATACGGCGCAGACGGCAGGCGGTACAGCAATAAGCTCGGGCATTATCATGCGGGCTGCTGCCCGAACTGCAGGTGCTACCCTGAGCCTGTGGTCGATCTGGATGTGCTGAAATTCCCGATGCGCGTGTATCAGAATGGCCGCATCGAACGGATGCAGAGAAAGCATTTTGAAGGGACGTGA
- a CDS encoding CPCC family cysteine-rich protein — MTSSMAERIKCPVCGKFEFEERDDFEICDVCYWENDDLQRRNPDMSGANRMSLNEARQAYKEGRQIR, encoded by the coding sequence ATGACATCGAGCATGGCGGAAAGGATTAAATGCCCCGTGTGCGGGAAATTCGAGTTCGAGGAACGTGACGACTTCGAGATTTGCGATGTTTGTTATTGGGAAAACGATGACTTGCAGAGACGTAACCCAGACATGAGCGGCGCAAACCGAATGTCGCTCAACGAAGCCCGACAAGCGTACAAAGAGGGCAGACAAATTCGATAA
- a CDS encoding phage portal protein, producing MRKKKKTAARQQRTNDSFQNPMTRTGVFMPNPLETTEYPLTRFTRDWQTINALYRSHWIVRRIIDVVPEDMIKNGYHVLTQLSPDQIKKIVRCDRTTRTSRRILEGLKWGRLYGGAGALIMIEGHENQLDQPLDYDTIMPSSYKGLLVLDRWSGVTPEDKLVSDISDPEFGMPEYYTVSSDALTVGIRVHHSRILRFMGRPLPYLEQLAETYWGASELEHVIDELKKRDNVSWNIAMLTFMANLRVMKMDGMSQVLAVGNEQAQMQLYNTIQGMNAMMNNNSLQVLGENDSYETHQYTFGGIGETYDRFMMDVAGAAETPVTKLFGRSPAGMNATGESDMQNYYDTIEEKQEAELRPVYDKILPIMFISTLGGIPDDWDYEFNPIRRPRDDEMADLASKNTDSVTKAFQAGMVSQRTALKELRQQSEMTGMWSNITDEDIEKADDSVMQPDEGMGELMGGMFGGAQEAEEPQPQRTSDAKWDEEKHPRRENGQFGTGSTNTEKSDSVRPSPNGANRLQVRGFANKQRLMNHWKNGRTHREEYPGLTMEQYVERAVRLAEMPTGRDILGHIDKDGIVVRYDRKENDFVKANVKKGIRTLFKPVDGEAYYIKARKDDIEHGGKD from the coding sequence ATGAGGAAGAAGAAAAAGACCGCCGCACGGCAGCAGAGAACGAACGATTCGTTTCAGAATCCGATGACGCGCACGGGTGTGTTCATGCCGAATCCGCTGGAGACGACGGAGTACCCGCTCACGCGGTTCACGCGGGACTGGCAGACGATCAACGCGCTCTATCGCTCCCACTGGATCGTGCGCCGCATCATCGACGTTGTCCCGGAGGACATGATCAAGAACGGGTACCACGTCCTGACACAGCTCTCTCCCGACCAGATCAAGAAGATCGTCCGCTGTGACCGCACGACGCGCACCAGCCGCCGTATTCTCGAGGGACTGAAATGGGGGAGGCTCTACGGCGGCGCAGGGGCGCTCATCATGATCGAGGGACACGAAAACCAGCTGGATCAGCCGCTGGACTACGACACGATCATGCCGAGCTCGTACAAGGGGCTGCTCGTCCTCGACCGCTGGTCGGGAGTGACGCCCGAGGATAAACTCGTCAGCGATATTTCGGATCCTGAGTTTGGCATGCCGGAGTACTACACCGTATCGAGCGACGCGCTCACCGTCGGGATTCGCGTGCACCACAGCCGCATCCTTCGGTTCATGGGGCGGCCGCTCCCGTATCTTGAGCAGCTCGCAGAGACCTATTGGGGCGCATCCGAGCTTGAGCACGTCATCGACGAGCTCAAGAAGCGCGACAACGTCAGCTGGAACATTGCCATGCTGACGTTCATGGCGAATCTGCGCGTGATGAAAATGGACGGTATGAGTCAGGTGCTTGCCGTCGGCAATGAGCAAGCGCAGATGCAGCTCTACAACACTATCCAGGGCATGAACGCCATGATGAACAATAACAGCCTGCAGGTGCTCGGCGAGAACGACAGCTACGAGACGCACCAGTACACCTTCGGCGGCATAGGGGAGACCTACGACCGCTTCATGATGGACGTCGCAGGCGCAGCAGAGACGCCAGTGACAAAGCTGTTCGGACGCAGCCCGGCGGGGATGAATGCCACGGGCGAGAGCGATATGCAGAACTACTACGACACCATCGAGGAGAAGCAGGAAGCAGAGCTGCGGCCTGTGTATGACAAGATTCTGCCGATCATGTTCATCTCGACGCTCGGCGGGATTCCCGACGATTGGGACTACGAGTTCAATCCCATTCGTCGCCCGCGTGACGATGAGATGGCAGACCTCGCCTCAAAGAATACGGACAGCGTGACGAAGGCGTTCCAAGCCGGCATGGTCAGCCAGCGCACGGCGCTCAAGGAGCTGCGGCAGCAGTCCGAGATGACGGGCATGTGGTCGAATATCACAGACGAGGACATCGAGAAAGCCGATGATTCCGTTATGCAGCCCGATGAGGGTATGGGCGAACTGATGGGCGGCATGTTTGGCGGCGCGCAGGAAGCGGAAGAGCCGCAGCCACAGAGGACGAGTGACGCGAAGTGGGACGAAGAGAAGCACCCGAGACGAGAGAACGGACAATTCGGTACGGGCTCGACAAATACCGAAAAAAGTGATAGTGTAAGACCAAGCCCTAATGGCGCGAACCGTTTGCAAGTGCGCGGCTTTGCCAATAAACAGCGGTTGATGAACCACTGGAAGAACGGCAGAACTCATCGGGAGGAATACCCAGGGCTCACGATGGAACAGTACGTCGAGCGCGCGGTGCGTCTTGCAGAAATGCCGACGGGCAGGGATATCCTCGGACACATCGACAAAGACGGAATCGTGGTGCGGTACGACCGCAAGGAGAATGATTTCGTCAAAGCCAACGTCAAGAAAGGCATTCGCACATTGTTCAAGCCCGTGGATGGTGAAGCATACTACATAAAGGCACGAAAGGATGACATCGAGCATGGCGGAAAGGATTAA
- a CDS encoding PBSX family phage terminase large subunit gives MEFRDWGIKALDFIEKPIEEDAFINILEGSVRSGKTVAMIPKWLNYIMTGPPGLLLMTGVSKDTIYDNVLNDLFDTIGEENYHYNRQSGSLDVFWRDADGEHVRRIKVVGAKDEGSEKFIRGKTLAGAYCDELTLMPERFFKQLLNRLSVPGAKLYSTTNPDSPMHYLYKEYVTSDEKLRDGLVSVVHFELDDNPNLTDDYKTNIRSSYSGMWFKRMILGLWVLAEGVIYDMFSDDLLFDDAEFTNTLKSTCRRHIACDYGTKNPMVFLDIYDDGDTIWIPAMYYWDSRKEQRQKTDAQYADDLERMLGEEYPDFIVIDPSAASFKLECQGRGFRVKDADNSVNDGIREVAKLLTKKKIRMHRTRCQPMIDEFQSYVWDERAARMGEEKPVKSNDHALDALRYYVHTMLPKWRRRE, from the coding sequence ATGGAGTTTCGCGACTGGGGAATCAAGGCACTGGACTTCATCGAAAAGCCGATTGAGGAGGATGCCTTCATCAATATCCTTGAGGGCAGCGTCCGCAGCGGAAAGACCGTCGCCATGATTCCGAAGTGGCTGAACTACATCATGACGGGCCCGCCGGGGCTGCTCCTCATGACGGGTGTGTCCAAAGACACGATCTATGACAACGTGCTGAATGATCTCTTTGACACCATCGGCGAGGAGAACTATCACTACAACCGCCAGAGCGGATCGCTGGACGTATTCTGGCGGGACGCGGACGGCGAGCACGTACGGCGCATTAAGGTCGTCGGCGCGAAGGACGAAGGCTCGGAGAAATTCATCCGAGGAAAAACCCTTGCAGGGGCGTATTGCGATGAGCTGACGTTGATGCCCGAGCGGTTCTTCAAGCAGCTCCTCAACCGCCTCAGCGTCCCGGGCGCGAAGCTCTACAGCACAACCAATCCAGATTCACCGATGCACTACCTCTACAAGGAGTACGTCACCAGCGACGAGAAGCTGCGCGACGGTCTCGTGAGCGTGGTACATTTCGAGCTGGACGACAATCCGAATCTCACGGACGACTACAAGACGAACATCCGCAGCTCTTATTCGGGGATGTGGTTCAAGCGCATGATTCTTGGGCTGTGGGTGCTGGCCGAGGGCGTTATCTATGACATGTTCAGCGACGACCTGCTCTTTGACGATGCGGAGTTTACGAACACTCTCAAAAGCACATGCCGGCGCCATATCGCCTGCGACTATGGCACAAAGAACCCGATGGTCTTTCTCGACATCTACGACGATGGTGATACGATCTGGATCCCGGCTATGTATTACTGGGACAGCCGCAAGGAACAGCGACAGAAGACTGACGCGCAGTATGCGGATGACCTAGAAAGGATGCTCGGCGAGGAGTATCCTGATTTCATCGTCATCGACCCATCGGCGGCGAGTTTCAAGCTTGAATGCCAAGGCCGCGGATTTCGCGTCAAAGATGCGGATAATAGTGTCAACGATGGTATCCGCGAGGTGGCGAAGCTCCTGACGAAGAAGAAGATACGCATGCATCGCACGCGCTGCCAGCCGATGATCGACGAATTCCAAAGCTACGTTTGGGATGAGCGTGCCGCTCGAATGGGCGAAGAGAAGCCCGTCAAGAGCAATGATCATGCGCTTGATGCCCTTCGCTATTACGTTCACACGATGCTGCCGAAATGGAGGCGGAGAGAATGA
- a CDS encoding BRO-N domain-containing protein — MANELQVFENPEFGTVRTIIKNGEPYFVGKDVASILGYTAERNAIAAHVDEEDKLTHRFSASGQNREMTIINESGLYSLILSSKLPAAKKFKRWVTSEVLPSIRKTGSYTAKHAKPDDAMQSKRLEVMERNARTRAANLLLKIAERTNIPEYKAVCNAKAAEMVAGEMFLPLPVAERRTYSATEIGAMFGVSANKIGKLANMHKLKVPEYAKLFYSKSEHSVKEVETWRYYDSVVPVFEKIFGREAV, encoded by the coding sequence ATGGCAAACGAATTGCAGGTTTTTGAGAATCCAGAATTTGGTACGGTTCGCACAATCATCAAGAATGGTGAACCGTACTTTGTTGGCAAAGATGTCGCTTCAATCTTGGGCTATACAGCAGAAAGAAACGCGATTGCTGCACATGTTGATGAGGAAGATAAGCTGACGCACCGTTTCAGTGCGTCAGGTCAGAACCGCGAAATGACCATCATCAACGAATCGGGACTTTACTCGCTCATCCTCTCCTCAAAGCTCCCCGCCGCGAAGAAGTTCAAACGTTGGGTCACATCGGAAGTCCTGCCATCTATCCGCAAGACAGGCAGCTACACGGCGAAGCACGCGAAGCCCGACGATGCAATGCAGTCCAAGCGGCTTGAAGTCATGGAGCGGAACGCCCGCACCCGCGCGGCAAACCTGCTCCTCAAGATTGCTGAGCGCACGAACATCCCCGAATACAAAGCCGTATGCAACGCGAAAGCCGCCGAGATGGTCGCGGGTGAGATGTTTCTCCCTCTGCCCGTTGCAGAGCGCCGAACGTATTCCGCGACGGAAATCGGCGCAATGTTCGGCGTGTCGGCAAACAAGATCGGCAAGTTGGCGAATATGCACAAGCTCAAAGTGCCGGAGTACGCGAAGTTGTTCTACAGTAAGTCCGAGCACAGCGTCAAGGAGGTCGAGACGTGGCGGTATTATGACAGCGTTGTTCCCGTCTTTGAGAAGATTTTTGGACGAGAGGCGGTGTAG
- a CDS encoding helix-turn-helix domain-containing protein, with amino-acid sequence MKFGEKLKALREKHHLTQTDVAKELGVTQRAISYYENNNVAPNDPEALNKLAKLFEITLDELLNNDGQKSKLHKLIEKLLLDTERNYLEWRTAADAGFFDPDEAWFDPIDTFNLEDFSRYDGYSFSARESYLAYYRGGGYLIAKLISPEGEVDIALFIFIYRKFSFIANKDSIKKIDDLYLLLLNSSGEVDSFIDEYLSDHPDDIPF; translated from the coding sequence ATGAAATTCGGTGAAAAATTGAAAGCTTTACGAGAAAAGCATCATCTAACTCAAACAGACGTAGCCAAAGAATTGGGAGTTACTCAACGCGCAATAAGCTATTATGAAAATAATAACGTGGCTCCAAATGACCCAGAAGCCTTGAACAAGCTTGCCAAATTGTTTGAGATAACCCTAGACGAACTGTTAAATAACGATGGTCAAAAATCAAAGCTACACAAACTCATAGAAAAATTATTATTAGATACAGAGCGTAATTATTTAGAATGGAGAACTGCTGCCGATGCAGGTTTTTTTGACCCAGACGAGGCTTGGTTCGATCCGATAGACACATTCAATCTAGAAGATTTCTCGAGGTATGACGGCTATAGTTTTTCTGCCCGAGAATCCTACCTTGCTTACTACAGGGGGGGAGGATACCTTATTGCAAAGCTAATCTCCCCAGAAGGTGAAGTGGATATCGCCCTTTTTATTTTCATATATAGAAAATTTTCATTCATAGCGAATAAAGACTCTATAAAGAAAATTGATGATTTATATCTACTACTTCTTAATTCCTCGGGCGAGGTAGATTCATTTATTGATGAATATTTGAGTGATCACCCCGACGACATTCCATTTTGA
- a CDS encoding phage minor head protein, translating into MGIIKKITSTYGRGKTMYDALQKEMQGETGARVSSLARSAPYLLTILSAEDANNIALYVMQENQKGRRAESIAKDLEKMLPAHAKNKALLIARTQASIADTALMQARAEKMGLHWYVWRACGGRKGDGKTRDSHRKMSGIVVNWNDPPAPETLFPSTNAEDYGHYHAGCCPLCRCYAETVVDEDLLKYPVKVHIGGKIYKMTKKEFRQVMNKPVIH; encoded by the coding sequence ATGGGGATCATCAAAAAAATAACCTCGACCTATGGGCGAGGCAAAACAATGTATGATGCTCTACAAAAAGAGATGCAAGGAGAAACGGGCGCACGTGTGTCCTCCCTTGCCCGGTCAGCCCCATATCTTTTGACAATACTCTCTGCAGAGGATGCCAACAATATAGCACTTTACGTCATGCAGGAGAACCAAAAAGGACGCAGGGCTGAATCTATTGCGAAAGACCTTGAGAAAATGCTTCCTGCCCATGCAAAAAATAAAGCTCTTTTGATTGCACGAACGCAAGCGTCTATTGCAGACACAGCTTTGATGCAGGCGCGAGCGGAAAAAATGGGGCTTCATTGGTACGTTTGGAGGGCGTGCGGAGGCAGAAAAGGTGATGGGAAGACAAGGGATAGCCACCGTAAAATGAGTGGGATTGTTGTTAATTGGAACGACCCACCCGCGCCAGAAACATTATTTCCGTCAACGAATGCGGAGGATTATGGACACTACCACGCGGGCTGTTGCCCGCTCTGTCGCTGCTATGCCGAAACTGTCGTGGATGAAGATTTGCTAAAGTACCCCGTGAAAGTTCACATCGGCGGTAAAATCTATAAAATGACGAAAAAAGAGTTCCGTCAAGTCATGAATAAGCCTGTTATCCACTAA
- a CDS encoding RusA family crossover junction endodeoxyribonuclease — MSTYTAVVLGDPVAQGRPRFSRQGGFVKAYDPAKSRDYKSYVRMIAAQHAPVTPVEGAIEFSLRIYRAIPKGMPKYKREAAKEGRLRPVTKPDVSNVLKGVEDALKGVWYKDDSQIVGYGVLGKWYDERPRIEIMMRELE; from the coding sequence TTGAGTACCTATACCGCCGTCGTTCTCGGTGATCCAGTCGCGCAGGGACGCCCGCGCTTCTCGCGTCAAGGGGGATTCGTCAAGGCGTATGACCCTGCAAAGAGTCGTGACTACAAGAGCTACGTGCGGATGATCGCAGCGCAGCACGCCCCTGTGACCCCCGTAGAGGGCGCAATCGAGTTCTCCCTACGTATCTATCGCGCCATCCCTAAAGGGATGCCGAAGTACAAGCGTGAAGCGGCGAAGGAAGGGCGGCTGCGGCCAGTAACGAAGCCCGACGTGTCGAACGTCCTAAAGGGCGTAGAGGATGCACTCAAGGGCGTGTGGTACAAGGACGACAGCCAGATCGTTGGCTACGGAGTGCTCGGGAAATGGTACGATGAGCGTCCGAGGATCGAGATCATGATGCGGGAGCTGGAGTAA
- a CDS encoding single-stranded DNA-binding protein, translating into MNHFVGIGRLTRDPDVRYTQSGKAVVSFTLAIDRRRSGDGNQQADFVACVAWEKTAEVISRYCTKGKKIAVEGRIQTRSYEAKDGTKRYATEVVVNNMEFCDSKGGGTSSTAPPEQQGMFEGSRAVADSDIPF; encoded by the coding sequence ATGAACCACTTCGTAGGAATCGGACGCCTGACACGCGATCCTGATGTGCGATACACGCAGAGCGGCAAGGCAGTCGTGAGCTTTACGCTGGCGATTGACCGCCGCAGGAGCGGGGATGGCAATCAACAGGCGGACTTCGTCGCCTGCGTCGCATGGGAGAAGACCGCCGAGGTTATCAGCCGGTATTGCACGAAGGGAAAGAAGATCGCCGTCGAGGGACGCATCCAGACACGCAGCTACGAGGCAAAGGACGGGACGAAACGCTATGCGACGGAGGTCGTGGTCAATAACATGGAGTTCTGCGACAGCAAGGGCGGCGGTACGAGTTCCACAGCACCACCCGAGCAGCAGGGCATGTTTGAGGGGAGCAGAGCGGTGGCCGACTCTGATATACCATTTTGA
- a CDS encoding DUF4406 domain-containing protein translates to MNIHYLSHPFSGDEEKNRAAAEAIQRELQERYPHVVYVNPLANFKALAGMDYDKIMGYCLDLLDKCCAVTMTGDYRASKGCMIELAYARKNNIPVFFYDAQKHVYVEEAAQ, encoded by the coding sequence ATGAACATTCACTACCTGTCCCATCCGTTCAGCGGGGATGAGGAGAAGAACCGAGCAGCGGCAGAGGCAATCCAGAGAGAGCTGCAGGAGCGATATCCGCATGTGGTCTACGTCAACCCGCTGGCGAATTTCAAGGCGCTGGCAGGGATGGATTATGACAAGATCATGGGATACTGCCTCGATCTTCTGGACAAGTGCTGCGCGGTCACGATGACGGGGGACTACCGCGCCAGCAAGGGATGCATGATCGAGCTCGCATACGCGCGGAAGAATAACATTCCCGTGTTTTTCTACGATGCACAGAAGCATGTGTACGTCGAGGAGGCAGCGCAATGA
- a CDS encoding ATP-binding protein: MAAEAEETKRAHDAACAACPYRVEDCHECRYNGRAFQGERFRNPLLSCIPPCGKYRTQQEQRRIEKLMGDGGIGERFRSRSFATFQATPATKPAVDLCKRFCAAVKRDPKVPGLLLKGNCGTGKTHLAVAILRETAEAGIPGMFVVVPDLIAKMLASFDAKDGKAGALVETAKSVPLLVLDDLGAENPKPWVVELVYVLINHRYEHMLPTIITTNYDGTRIGTVFGKRVQSRLAEMTVPVNIRAEDYRMRGVTA, encoded by the coding sequence ATGGCAGCGGAGGCAGAGGAGACCAAGCGAGCGCATGACGCAGCATGTGCAGCGTGCCCGTACCGCGTGGAGGACTGCCACGAGTGCCGCTACAACGGGCGGGCGTTCCAGGGCGAAAGATTCCGCAACCCGCTCCTCTCGTGCATCCCGCCATGCGGCAAGTACAGGACGCAGCAGGAACAGCGAAGAATCGAGAAGCTCATGGGAGACGGCGGTATCGGCGAGCGGTTCCGCTCACGCAGCTTCGCGACATTCCAGGCGACGCCTGCGACCAAGCCGGCGGTCGATCTGTGCAAGCGGTTCTGCGCGGCGGTAAAGCGCGATCCCAAAGTTCCGGGGCTGCTGCTCAAGGGAAACTGCGGGACGGGAAAGACGCATCTGGCGGTGGCGATCCTGCGCGAGACAGCAGAGGCGGGCATTCCGGGGATGTTCGTGGTAGTCCCCGACCTGATCGCGAAGATGCTGGCGAGCTTCGACGCAAAGGATGGCAAGGCAGGGGCTCTCGTCGAGACAGCAAAGAGTGTGCCGCTCTTGGTTCTCGACGACCTCGGCGCGGAGAATCCCAAGCCGTGGGTGGTGGAGCTGGTCTACGTGCTCATCAACCACCGATACGAGCACATGCTGCCGACGATCATCACGACGAACTACGACGGCACAAGGATCGGGACAGTGTTCGGCAAGCGTGTCCAGAGCCGGCTTGCAGAAATGACCGTGCCCGTGAACATCCGGGCGGAGGATTATCGCATGAGAGGCGTGACAGCATGA
- a CDS encoding phage replisome organizer N-terminal domain-containing protein, with protein MADKRYYWIKIKSDFFDLPTIDWLQDQKNGCEYIVLYQKLCLLSANSGGELVRKVGDMIIPYDVKKIAEVTRFKFDTVVVAMGLYKKIGLIVEREDGVFVVAGIGEMVGSETKWAEKKRLQRDKGGDNVPRLSQKIEDKKGQSEDNVPRRVPTDVPQSAGTLGGTHERTDIGTQQGTSAPTLSGKSIEIRDQSIELREKRINKQDIAAAAAAAIGVSNNTYTREAPTGEDRAEIIQAFCNNFQPGAGNMVIEQLHDAIDTYGRKWCMEAIREAAASGGRSIQYVLRILQRWERDGFKAERKKGGKDYGTGVIQGDMARDGAEKSAYAAYLDGDTVKKSPYDLGGASEEGGDSADDRSTQRGDPDGTRASHGSGGRGDQASA; from the coding sequence ATGGCTGACAAGCGGTACTACTGGATCAAGATCAAGTCCGACTTCTTCGATCTCCCGACCATCGACTGGCTGCAAGACCAGAAGAACGGCTGTGAGTACATCGTCCTTTACCAGAAGCTCTGCCTGCTCTCGGCGAACAGCGGCGGCGAACTGGTGCGCAAGGTCGGCGATATGATCATCCCATACGACGTCAAGAAGATCGCCGAGGTCACGCGCTTCAAGTTCGACACGGTGGTCGTCGCGATGGGACTTTACAAGAAGATCGGGCTGATCGTGGAGCGTGAGGATGGCGTGTTCGTTGTCGCAGGCATCGGAGAGATGGTCGGCAGCGAGACAAAGTGGGCAGAGAAAAAGAGACTGCAACGGGACAAAGGCGGGGACAATGTCCCCAGATTGTCTCAAAAGATCGAGGACAAAAAAGGACAAAGCGAGGACAATGTCCCCCGCCGTGTCCCTACCGATGTCCCTCAAAGTGCGGGGACATTGGGAGGGACACATGAGAGGACAGACATAGGGACACAGCAAGGGACAAGTGCGCCTACTTTGTCCGGGAAGAGTATAGAGATTAGAGATCAGAGTATAGAGCTCAGAGAAAAGAGAATAAATAAACAAGATATAGCTGCAGCAGCTGCAGCAGCTATAGGCGTAAGTAATAATACATACACGCGCGAGGCTCCTACCGGAGAAGACCGTGCGGAGATCATACAGGCATTCTGCAACAATTTTCAGCCTGGAGCAGGGAACATGGTGATTGAGCAGCTGCACGATGCCATCGACACCTACGGGCGGAAATGGTGCATGGAGGCGATCCGCGAGGCAGCGGCAAGCGGCGGCAGGTCGATCCAGTATGTGCTCCGCATTCTCCAGCGGTGGGAGCGGGACGGATTTAAGGCAGAGCGCAAGAAAGGCGGAAAAGACTATGGCACAGGTGTCATTCAAGGCGACATGGCGAGAGATGGTGCGGAGAAATCCGCGTATGCTGCGTACCTTGACGGAGATACGGTCAAGAAAAGCCCGTATGATCTGGGAGGCGCGTCCGAGGAGGGCGGAGATTCTGCAGACGATCGGAGTACCCAGAGAGGCGATCCGGACGGCACGCGGGCTTCTCATGGCAGCGGAGGCAGAGGAGACCAAGCGAGCGCATGA
- a CDS encoding recombinase RecT, whose protein sequence is MASVKGGAIQKAQEQRMAVQQGARSIKDLIVSMEGQIAKALPSVLTPERFTRMVLTALSTNQKLRECTPQSFLGAMMQAAQLGVEPNTPLGQAYLIPYKNKGILECQFQLGYKGLLDLAYRSGEVTIIQAHEVYENDVFEYELGLEPKLRHVPTTGEKGAVTHYYAMFKTKSGGYGFHVMSRAEVDTFARKYSQAYKKGYSTPWTTNFDEMAKKTVLKACLKYAPIKTEFTRALSTDETIKTEIAADMTAAADETDYIEAEAVEVSEDDPPTEEAAPQPNKFMSAAQDDVPPNVDSETGEITG, encoded by the coding sequence ATGGCGAGTGTAAAAGGCGGCGCGATCCAAAAAGCACAAGAACAGAGAATGGCAGTCCAGCAGGGCGCACGTTCCATCAAAGACCTCATCGTGTCGATGGAGGGGCAGATTGCCAAGGCACTGCCCTCCGTCCTCACCCCGGAGCGATTCACGCGCATGGTGCTCACGGCGCTCAGCACAAACCAGAAGCTCCGCGAGTGCACGCCGCAGAGCTTCCTCGGCGCGATGATGCAGGCGGCGCAGCTCGGCGTCGAGCCGAACACGCCGCTCGGGCAGGCTTACCTCATCCCGTACAAAAACAAGGGGATCCTCGAGTGCCAGTTCCAGCTCGGCTACAAGGGGCTTCTGGATCTGGCGTATCGCAGCGGAGAGGTCACCATCATCCAGGCGCACGAAGTCTACGAGAACGACGTGTTCGAGTACGAACTCGGGCTCGAACCAAAGCTCCGGCACGTACCAACGACGGGCGAGAAGGGGGCGGTCACGCACTACTACGCCATGTTCAAGACCAAGAGCGGCGGCTACGGCTTCCACGTCATGAGCCGCGCAGAGGTGGATACTTTCGCCCGGAAGTACAGCCAGGCATACAAGAAGGGGTATAGCACCCCATGGACAACGAACTTTGACGAGATGGCGAAGAAGACCGTCCTCAAAGCGTGCCTCAAGTACGCGCCAATCAAGACAGAGTTCACGCGCGCACTGAGCACCGATGAGACGATCAAGACAGAGATCGCGGCAGACATGACGGCTGCTGCAGACGAGACGGACTACATCGAGGCAGAGGCGGTCGAAGTAAGCGAGGATGATCCGCCGACAGAGGAAGCCGCGCCACAGCCGAACAAGTTCATGAGCGCAGCGCAGGACGATGTGCCGCCCAATGTGGATTCCGAGACGGGAGAGATCACGGGCTGA